The following DNA comes from Verrucomicrobiia bacterium.
CGGGATGGCCGCCACGATGTTATCCGTCTTCGTAAGCTGGCTCGCTTCGCTGTCATTCATCACGATGGCATCCACGCGCTTGAGCAGTTTCAGCACTTCCGGCAAGGCGATGTTCAGCCACAGGTCCATCGTATCCGCGATGACGAACTTCGGCTTCTTCATCTGGTCCAGTACGTGATGCTGGAGGCCGGGGGAGATGTTGGCGAGCAGCACGTAAGGCGTGTTCGCATAGTTCTCTGGCAGCTTCGGGCTGAACGTCTCGATCACGCCAAGCACGGTGTTGAGCGTGCGGCGCTTGTTCATGTTCACTTCGTATTCGCCCGCCCAGTGAAACGTCTCGCCTTTGACCTGCTGCAGACCTTCCAGGCAGATGTTGTGCTTTTTGTAGAGATCGACGTAACGCTTCGGAAAGTCATTGCCCACGATACCCACGAGGCGGACGGGGGAAAAGAAGCTGGCCGCGACGGCCGCATGGCTCGCGGAGCCGCCCAGCAGACGGGGGTTTTCCGCTGTCGGAGTTTTGATGGAATCCAGTGCCGTAGTGCCAACAATCAGAACGCTCATTTTAGTAATAGATTAACGTGTCGGGGACGGTAGGCGCATCTTGAAGTCCTGACAAGCCTTGGCAACGTCCGCAGCATTGAGGATGGCGGAGACGACACAGATGCGAACGGCCCCCGCAGCGAGGACATCATCGAGATTTTGCAGATTGATACCACCGATCGCAAACCACGGCACCTTCACATTCTGCGAAGCCCACCGTACATATTCCAAGGTCACTGGCTTGGCGGTCGGCTTCGTACCCGTGGGATAGATAGGGCCG
Coding sequences within:
- a CDS encoding PfkB family carbohydrate kinase — translated: MSVLIVGTTALDSIKTPTAENPRLLGGSASHAAVAASFFSPVRLVGIVGNDFPKRYVDLYKKHNICLEGLQQVKGETFHWAGEYEVNMNKRRTLNTVLGVIETFSPKLPENYANTPYVLLANISPGLQHHVLDQMKKPKFVIADTMDLWLNIALPEVLKLLKRVDAIVMNDSEASQLTKTDNIVAAIPKIHKLGPKYVIVKKGEHGAILSGPKGMFVAPAYPLNKVVDPTGAGDSFVGGMIGYLATSKGSVDTNLRKAIIHGSVVASFCCEGFGVKKTTTVTKKQIADRVKELEKLVKF